From Vairimorpha necatrix chromosome 9, complete sequence, one genomic window encodes:
- a CDS encoding putative SP-containing membrane protein, with translation MKPKDQLMINILPFIKLKSTVNKSQESSEYLDENSNEDVWEDVNKIFKGSFNFNNVLYIDSHKIKDKYIDLIAPKLQQTRLSFEVYCKSRPDNKTLDFKSIREFPKCNAYLIKRACQCDQVCIDEHIKNIIYDPSCVIFDLENVNTDVSYLDSCDREALRPYNGTLKLYKFGFNIERATKELNDSMNASCRSFTYAPDLICNAYELRDECKNEKFCMSKNLIVPGNCTLNFNKIKEILGIKKEDFFTENLVSSTDNPTAQAAILVPIKNVNHFTIGLSGACLVIFLCLIVVSLFGKSVNKKIFFFSVIGVMIVFLSLILTL, from the coding sequence ATGAAGCCGAAAGATCAACTTATGATTAACATATTGCcctttataaaattaaaaagtacTGTTAACAAAAGTCAAGAATCTTCAGAATATTTAGATGAAAATAGTAATGAAGATGTTTGGGAAGAcgttaataaaatttttaaaggctcttttaattttaacaatgttttatatattgacagtcataaaataaaagataaatatattgatCTCATTGCTCCAAAGTTACAACAAACTCGTTTGTCATTTGAAGTATACTGTAAGTCTCGGCCTGACAATAAAActttagattttaaatctatCAGAGAATTTCCAAAATGTAATGCGTATTTGATTAAAAGAGCCTGCCAATGTGATCAGGTTTGTATTGACgaacatattaaaaatatcatatatGATCCTTCTTGCGTTATTTTCGATCTTGAAAATGTCAATACTGACGTGTCATACCTTGATAGTTGTGATCGTGAGGCATTAAGACCTTATAATGgtacattaaaattatataaattcgGATTTAACATTGAAAGAGCGACTAAAGAGTTGAATGACTCTATGAACGCAAGTTGTAGATCATTTACTTACGCGCCTGATCTTATTTGTAATGCATATGAACTAAGAGATGaatgtaaaaatgaaaaattttgtatgtctaaaaatttaattgtacCTGGAAATTGTAcacttaattttaataaaataaaagaaatattgggaattaaaaaagaagatttttttacgGAAAATCTAGTATCGAGCACCGATAATCCAACAGCACAAGCCGCCATTCTTGTGCCTATTAAAAACGTCAATCATTTTACTATCGGATTATCTGGGGCTTGTCtagttatatttttatgtttaatagTTGTAAGTCTTTTTGGAAAATCagtaaacaaaaaaatattctttttttcagTAATTGGGGTGATGATCGTATTCTTATCTTTAATATTGactttataa